One Bacteroidota bacterium genomic region harbors:
- the rplC gene encoding 50S ribosomal protein L3: MSGLIGRKVGMTTVFDPQGNQIVCTVIEAGPCVVTQIRTRERDGYEAVQLGFGERRPRRTPKPLLGHFQKVGTTPKRKLAEFAGFRIEELQPGQEIRVEQVFREGDRVRVTGISKGKGFQGVVKRHGFAGVGTRTHGQHNRERAPGSLSGSTFPAKVPKGRRMAGRTGGDRVTIRNLEVVRVLPEHNLLLLKGAVPGPKNGLVEIRK, translated from the coding sequence ATGAGCGGGTTGATCGGCCGTAAGGTGGGCATGACCACCGTTTTCGATCCCCAGGGCAATCAGATAGTCTGCACGGTGATCGAAGCGGGGCCTTGCGTGGTCACGCAGATCCGCACGCGCGAACGCGACGGCTACGAGGCCGTGCAGCTGGGTTTTGGAGAGCGTCGGCCCCGTCGGACCCCTAAGCCCCTGCTGGGGCATTTCCAGAAGGTCGGCACGACGCCCAAGCGCAAGCTGGCCGAGTTCGCGGGGTTCCGGATCGAGGAGCTCCAGCCGGGCCAGGAGATCCGCGTAGAGCAGGTGTTCCGAGAAGGAGACCGGGTGCGCGTAACGGGGATCTCCAAGGGCAAGGGTTTTCAGGGTGTGGTCAAGCGGCATGGCTTTGCGGGCGTGGGCACGCGCACGCACGGTCAGCACAACCGGGAGCGCGCCCCGGGCTCGCTGTCCGGCTCGACCTTCCCGGCCAAGGTGCCCAAGGGGCGCCGCATGGCCGGTCGCACGGGCGGGGATCGCGTCACGATCCGCAACCTAGAGGTCGTGCGCGTGCTGCCGGAGCACAACCTTTTGCTGCTCAAAGGCGCTGTGCCGGGGCCCAAGAACGGTTTGGTGGAAATCCGCAAGTAA
- a CDS encoding type Z 30S ribosomal protein S14: MARLALIVKAKRKPKFKVRQRNRCQRCGRPRAYLRKFGLCRICFREMALQGLIPGVRKASW; encoded by the coding sequence TTGGCGCGACTGGCGCTTATCGTCAAAGCTAAAAGGAAGCCCAAGTTCAAGGTGCGCCAACGCAACCGCTGTCAGCGATGTGGGCGCCCGCGTGCATACCTGCGCAAGTTCGGCTTGTGCCGGATCTGCTTCCGCGAAATGGCCCTGCAGGGGCTCATTCCGGGCGTGCGCAAGGCCAGCTG
- the tuf gene encoding elongation factor Tu: MAKGVFERTKPHVNIGTIGHIDHGKTTLTAAITKVLHKLNPNVEERSFESIDNAPEERERGITINTSHVEYETENRHYAHVDCPGHADYIKNMITGAAQMDGAILVVAATDGVMPQTREHILLARQVGVPYIVVFMNKVDMVDDPEILDLVELEVRELLNKYEFPGDEVPVIRGSALGALNGDPKWEQTILELMQAVDTYIPTPQREVDKPFLLAVEDVFSITGRGTVATGRIERGVIRLGEEVEIVGLRPEKKKTVVTGIEMFRKELKEGIAGDNVGLLLRGVDKDEVERGMVIAKPGSITPHTKFEAQVYVLSKEEGGRHTPFFAGYRPQFYFRTTDVTGVVRLPQGVEMVMPGDNVQMTIELIQPVALEEGLRFAIREGGRTVGAGVVTKILE; this comes from the coding sequence ATGGCCAAAGGCGTATTCGAGCGCACCAAGCCCCACGTCAACATCGGGACGATCGGCCACATCGACCATGGCAAGACGACCCTGACGGCGGCGATCACGAAGGTGCTCCACAAGCTCAATCCAAATGTGGAGGAGCGCAGCTTCGAATCCATCGATAACGCCCCCGAAGAGCGCGAGCGCGGCATTACGATCAACACCTCGCACGTGGAATACGAAACGGAGAATCGGCACTACGCGCACGTCGACTGCCCCGGGCACGCGGACTACATCAAGAACATGATCACCGGGGCCGCGCAGATGGACGGGGCCATTTTGGTGGTGGCCGCCACCGACGGGGTCATGCCGCAGACCCGAGAGCATATTCTCTTGGCCCGCCAGGTTGGGGTGCCCTACATCGTGGTCTTCATGAACAAGGTCGACATGGTAGATGACCCCGAGATTCTGGACCTGGTCGAGCTGGAGGTCCGGGAGCTGCTCAACAAATACGAATTCCCCGGCGATGAGGTGCCGGTCATTCGGGGTAGTGCCTTGGGCGCTCTCAACGGGGATCCGAAGTGGGAGCAGACGATCCTGGAGCTCATGCAGGCTGTTGACACGTACATCCCCACACCGCAGCGCGAGGTAGATAAGCCCTTCCTGCTGGCCGTGGAGGATGTGTTCTCCATCACGGGTCGCGGCACGGTGGCCACGGGCCGCATCGAGCGCGGCGTGATCCGGCTGGGCGAAGAGGTGGAGATCGTGGGCCTGCGTCCGGAGAAGAAAAAGACCGTGGTCACGGGCATCGAGATGTTCCGCAAGGAGCTCAAGGAGGGCATCGCCGGCGATAACGTCGGGCTGTTGCTGCGCGGTGTCGATAAGGACGAGGTCGAACGCGGCATGGTTATCGCCAAGCCCGGCTCCATCACCCCGCACACCAAGTTTGAGGCGCAGGTCTATGTGCTCTCCAAGGAAGAGGGCGGTCGGCATACCCCGTTCTTTGCTGGCTATCGACCCCAGTTTTACTTCCGAACCACGGACGTGACGGGCGTGGTGCGGTTGCCGCAAGGGGTTGAGATGGTCATGCCGGGGGACAATGTGCAGATGACCATAGAGCTCATCCAACCCGTGGCCCTGGAAGAAGGGCTGCGCTTCGCCATCCGCGAAGGCGGTCGCACGGTGGGCGCGGGGGTGGTCACGAAGATCCTTGAGTGA
- the rplB gene encoding 50S ribosomal protein L2: MPIRKLKPVTPSTRFMTFDAFEDITTDKPEKALLEPLKRTGGRNNLGRVTMRHRGGGHKRLYRRIDFKRDKIGIPGVVKTIEYDPNRSARIALIAYADGEKRYILAPDALRVGQKVLSGPDAPPEVGNALPLRNIPLGSFVHNVELKPGKGGQLARSAGTYAQLLAKEGRYATLKLPSGEMRLVPLDCMATIGAVSNPDHMNVTLGKAGRSRWLGRRPHVRGVAMNAVDHPQGGGKGKSKSGGGWHHPRSPWGQLAKGFKTRKKRNPSDKYILRRRNQK; the protein is encoded by the coding sequence ATGCCGATACGCAAGCTCAAGCCCGTAACGCCCTCGACGCGCTTTATGACCTTCGACGCGTTTGAGGACATTACGACCGATAAGCCGGAGAAGGCCCTGCTGGAACCCCTGAAGAGGACCGGGGGGCGCAACAACCTGGGGCGCGTGACGATGCGGCATCGCGGGGGCGGGCACAAGCGCCTGTATCGCCGCATCGATTTCAAGCGCGACAAAATCGGCATACCCGGGGTGGTCAAGACCATAGAGTACGATCCCAACCGTTCGGCTCGGATTGCGCTTATAGCGTATGCGGACGGCGAAAAGCGCTACATCCTAGCTCCGGACGCGCTGCGGGTAGGCCAGAAGGTGCTCTCCGGTCCCGATGCGCCCCCGGAGGTAGGCAACGCGCTGCCGCTGCGGAACATCCCATTGGGCAGCTTTGTGCACAATGTCGAGCTCAAGCCCGGAAAGGGCGGGCAGCTGGCCCGCAGCGCCGGCACCTACGCGCAGCTTCTGGCCAAGGAGGGGCGCTACGCCACGCTCAAGCTGCCCTCTGGGGAGATGCGCCTGGTTCCGCTGGACTGCATGGCCACGATCGGCGCGGTCTCCAATCCGGATCACATGAACGTGACCTTGGGCAAGGCGGGTCGGAGTCGGTGGCTGGGTCGCAGGCCGCATGTGCGCGGTGTGGCCATGAACGCCGTCGATCACCCCCAGGGGGGCGGCAAGGGCAAATCCAAAAGCGGCGGCGGCTGGCATCATCCGCGCTCTCCATGGGGGCAGTTGGCCAAAGGTTTTAAGACGCGCAAGAAGCGCAATCCGTCGGATAAATACATCCTTCGTCGGCGCAACCAAAAGTGA
- the rplV gene encoding 50S ribosomal protein L22: protein MEARAIRRYIRRSPRKMRLVADLVRGLDVDQALRLLRLSPQAAARDIERTVHDAVNNLMQRHPDVRFDEGQLYIKAIMVDGGPMLKRIRPAPMGRAFRIRKRNSHLTVVVARKPKHQAQ, encoded by the coding sequence ATGGAAGCACGCGCGATTCGTCGGTATATTCGCCGTTCTCCGCGTAAGATGCGCCTGGTGGCGGATCTGGTTCGGGGGCTGGACGTGGACCAGGCCTTGCGACTACTCCGCCTTAGCCCGCAGGCGGCCGCGCGGGACATCGAGCGCACCGTGCACGATGCGGTGAATAACCTTATGCAGCGACATCCGGACGTCCGCTTCGATGAGGGCCAGTTGTATATCAAGGCCATCATGGTCGACGGGGGGCCTATGCTCAAGCGCATTCGTCCGGCCCCTATGGGGCGGGCTTTCCGGATACGGAAACGCAACAGCCACCTGACCGTTGTGGTGGCGCGTAAGCCGAAACACCAAGCCCAGTGA
- the rplN gene encoding 50S ribosomal protein L14, giving the protein MIQQESRLKVADNSGAREVLCIRVLGGSKRRYARVGDIIVVSVKSAIPGGAVKKGDVSKAVVVRTKKEYRRKDGSYIRFDDNAAVLLNNQLEPRGTRIFGPVARELREKQFMKIVSLAPEVL; this is encoded by the coding sequence ATGATTCAGCAGGAGAGCCGACTCAAGGTGGCCGATAACTCCGGGGCCCGGGAGGTGCTCTGCATACGCGTCCTGGGAGGATCCAAACGTCGCTACGCCCGAGTCGGGGACATCATCGTGGTCTCCGTTAAAAGCGCCATTCCCGGAGGGGCTGTCAAGAAAGGCGACGTTTCCAAAGCCGTTGTGGTGCGAACCAAGAAAGAATACCGCCGCAAGGACGGCTCCTATATCCGCTTTGACGACAACGCGGCCGTGCTTTTGAACAACCAGCTAGAGCCGCGCGGCACGCGCATTTTCGGCCCTGTGGCCCGCGAGCTGCGCGAGAAGCAGTTTATGAAGATCGTCTCGCTGGCTCCCGAGGTGCTCTGA
- the rplW gene encoding 50S ribosomal protein L23: MEELKKIIKRPVITEKYTELRERYNQYAFEVDRRANKIQIRQAIEALYPGVRVLEVRTIVVRGKRKRQFTRRGLLEGRRPSWKKAIVTLRPGDKIELFEAI; encoded by the coding sequence ATGGAGGAGCTCAAAAAGATCATTAAGCGGCCGGTGATCACGGAGAAGTATACCGAACTGCGGGAGCGTTACAATCAGTACGCCTTCGAAGTCGACCGCCGGGCCAATAAGATCCAGATCCGTCAGGCCATCGAGGCCCTCTATCCCGGTGTGCGGGTGCTGGAGGTGCGCACGATCGTCGTGCGCGGCAAGCGCAAGCGGCAGTTCACCCGTCGAGGGCTGCTTGAGGGTCGGCGCCCCTCCTGGAAGAAAGCCATCGTGACGCTTCGGCCAGGCGATAAGATTGAGCTTTTTGAGGCGATCTAA
- the rpsC gene encoding 30S ribosomal protein S3, with product MGQKTHPIGLRLGIIRAWDASWYPEKHRFAEALIEDEALRKYLRTRLKNAGLSRVTIERTPKRIILTIHTSRPGVVIGRGGQEVEKLREELRKLTNKEIQLNINEIKRPELDASLVAQNIARQIEGRISYRRAMKAAVASAMRMGAEGVRIKVSGRLGGAEIARSEQYLEGRVPLHTLRADIDYAQETARTVYGTIGVKVWICRGEIIGKVDLTPQGMSARLAGPVAGAPVVSSVGERRTRRAAAGAGRARRRGGRAADAETEA from the coding sequence ATGGGGCAGAAAACGCATCCGATTGGGCTCCGGTTGGGCATCATCCGGGCCTGGGACGCCAGCTGGTATCCGGAGAAGCATCGTTTCGCCGAAGCCCTCATCGAAGATGAGGCGCTGCGCAAGTACCTGCGCACGCGCCTAAAAAACGCCGGCCTGTCGCGCGTGACCATAGAGCGCACGCCGAAACGGATCATCCTGACGATCCACACCTCGCGGCCTGGTGTGGTCATCGGCCGGGGGGGCCAGGAGGTGGAAAAGCTTCGGGAAGAGCTGCGCAAGCTGACCAACAAGGAGATCCAGCTCAACATCAACGAGATCAAGCGACCGGAGCTGGATGCGAGCCTGGTGGCCCAGAACATCGCCCGGCAGATCGAGGGGCGTATCTCCTACCGGCGTGCCATGAAGGCGGCCGTCGCCTCGGCTATGCGCATGGGCGCCGAGGGGGTTCGTATCAAGGTGTCCGGCCGCCTGGGCGGGGCCGAGATCGCGCGCTCCGAGCAGTACTTGGAGGGGCGCGTGCCCTTGCACACGCTGCGGGCCGATATCGACTACGCTCAGGAGACGGCCAGAACCGTGTACGGTACGATTGGGGTTAAGGTCTGGATCTGCCGGGGCGAGATCATCGGAAAAGTCGACCTGACGCCCCAGGGCATGAGCGCCCGCCTGGCGGGGCCGGTTGCCGGCGCCCCGGTGGTATCCTCGGTTGGTGAACGGCGCACCCGGCGCGCGGCGGCAGGCGCGGGCAGGGCCCGTAGGCGAGGCGGACGGGCTGCGGATGCGGAAACGGAAGCGTAA
- the rplE gene encoding 50S ribosomal protein L5, whose translation MEKPRLQQRYEELVRPALMQRFGYKSIMQVPRLEKIVVNMGVGEAVADRKVLDEAVEQLALITGQRPVITRAKRSISNFKLREGMPIGCKVTLRGARMYEFFDRLVTLALPRVRDFRGVSDRSFDGRGNYSLGIREQIVFPEVDIDKVSRILGMDITFVTTARTDEEAYELLKELGMPFRRREGQAAAAA comes from the coding sequence ATGGAAAAACCGCGTTTGCAACAACGCTATGAGGAGCTTGTGCGTCCTGCCCTGATGCAGCGCTTTGGGTACAAGTCCATCATGCAGGTGCCTCGGCTGGAGAAGATCGTCGTCAACATGGGTGTGGGCGAGGCCGTGGCCGACCGCAAGGTGCTCGATGAGGCCGTCGAGCAACTGGCGCTCATCACGGGGCAACGGCCCGTGATCACGCGCGCCAAGCGTTCGATTTCGAACTTCAAGTTGCGCGAGGGCATGCCTATCGGCTGCAAGGTGACGCTGCGCGGGGCCCGGATGTACGAGTTCTTCGATCGCCTCGTGACGCTGGCCCTGCCGCGGGTGCGCGATTTTCGCGGCGTCTCCGACCGCAGCTTCGATGGCCGGGGCAACTACTCCCTGGGGATCCGGGAGCAGATAGTCTTCCCCGAGGTCGACATCGACAAGGTAAGCCGCATCCTGGGCATGGACATCACGTTCGTGACCACGGCCCGAACCGATGAAGAGGCCTATGAGTTGCTAAAGGAACTCGGGATGCCGTTCCGGCGCCGCGAAGGGCAAGCGGCGGCCGCGGCCTAA
- the rplX gene encoding 50S ribosomal protein L24, with the protein MRKFNKQKKLPIKKGDLVRVIAGNDKGKQGKVLRVFPEKERVLVEGVNMRIRHVRPSPKYPQGGRLLREMPIHVSNVMVIDPQTGRPTRIGRKWVVDPNTGRGRWVRYAKKSGVELD; encoded by the coding sequence ATGCGCAAGTTCAACAAGCAGAAGAAGCTCCCGATCAAGAAAGGCGATCTGGTGCGCGTTATCGCCGGCAACGACAAGGGCAAGCAGGGCAAGGTCCTGCGCGTTTTCCCAGAAAAGGAGCGGGTGCTTGTGGAAGGCGTCAACATGCGCATCCGGCATGTGCGCCCTAGCCCCAAGTATCCCCAAGGCGGGCGTTTGCTTCGGGAGATGCCCATCCACGTTTCGAACGTGATGGTCATCGACCCCCAGACAGGCCGGCCCACCCGCATCGGGCGTAAGTGGGTCGTGGACCCGAACACGGGTCGGGGTCGATGGGTGCGGTATGCCAAGAAAAGCGGTGTAGAACTGGACTAA
- the rpmC gene encoding 50S ribosomal protein L29 has protein sequence MKAREIRELSTEEIRQRIREEETELQQLRFRHAVAQLENPAILRTKRRLIARLRTILRERQLNLSPGKSAKG, from the coding sequence ATGAAGGCCCGAGAGATTCGGGAGCTCTCTACAGAAGAGATCCGTCAGCGCATTCGGGAAGAGGAAACGGAGCTACAGCAGCTTCGTTTTCGGCACGCCGTGGCGCAGTTGGAAAACCCCGCGATTCTGCGCACCAAGCGGCGCCTGATCGCCCGCCTGCGCACGATTCTGCGAGAGCGGCAGTTGAACCTCAGCCCAGGCAAGAGCGCGAAGGGATAA
- the rpsS gene encoding 30S ribosomal protein S19: MARSLKKGPFVDEHLLKKIREMNQTGKKRVLKTWSRRSTITPEFVGHTIAVHNGKQFIPVYITENMVGHKLGEFAPTRTFRGHPGTKAEKAARKK, from the coding sequence ATGGCGCGATCGCTCAAGAAAGGGCCCTTTGTTGACGAGCATCTGCTCAAGAAGATCCGCGAGATGAACCAGACGGGCAAAAAGCGCGTCCTCAAGACCTGGTCCCGCCGCTCCACGATCACCCCGGAGTTCGTGGGGCACACCATTGCGGTGCACAACGGCAAGCAGTTCATCCCGGTTTACATTACGGAAAACATGGTGGGGCACAAGCTTGGGGAGTTTGCCCCGACCCGGACCTTCCGGGGGCATCCGGGCACGAAGGCGGAAAAGGCGGCCCGTAAGAAGTGA
- the rplP gene encoding 50S ribosomal protein L16 — protein MLMPKRTKFRRMHRPKVRRVAKRGTEFAFGDFALKALEGGWITSRQIEAARVAMTRKMRRDAKIWIRIFPDRSITRKPQEVRMGKGKGLPEYWVAPVEPGRILFEASGVARELAEEAMRLAQAKLPIKTKFVIRRDYEGA, from the coding sequence ATGTTGATGCCGAAGCGCACCAAATTCCGGCGCATGCACCGACCCAAAGTGCGCCGGGTGGCCAAGCGGGGTACGGAGTTCGCTTTCGGGGACTTCGCCCTCAAGGCCCTCGAGGGGGGGTGGATCACCAGCCGGCAGATCGAGGCGGCCCGTGTGGCCATGACGCGCAAGATGCGTCGCGATGCCAAGATCTGGATTCGTATTTTTCCGGATCGGTCCATTACGCGCAAGCCGCAAGAGGTCCGCATGGGTAAGGGTAAGGGGTTGCCCGAGTATTGGGTGGCTCCGGTTGAGCCGGGGCGGATCCTGTTCGAGGCTTCGGGGGTGGCCCGGGAGCTGGCTGAGGAGGCCATGCGTTTGGCCCAAGCCAAGCTTCCGATCAAGACCAAGTTCGTCATCCGACGCGATTACGAGGGGGCTTAA
- the rpsJ gene encoding 30S ribosomal protein S10 has protein sequence MAGNKIRIKLKSYDHTLVDKATDKIIRSVKATGAIVRGPIPLPTERTVITVNRSPHIDKESREQFEIRNHRRLIDIVGAGQKTIDALMKLELPSGVDVEIKT, from the coding sequence GTGGCGGGCAACAAGATTCGCATCAAGCTGAAGTCGTACGATCATACGCTGGTGGATAAGGCCACGGATAAAATCATCCGGAGCGTCAAAGCCACAGGTGCGATCGTGCGGGGTCCGATCCCGCTGCCGACGGAGCGCACGGTGATCACGGTCAACCGCTCCCCGCACATCGACAAGGAGAGCCGGGAGCAGTTTGAGATCCGCAATCATCGGCGCTTGATCGACATCGTGGGGGCCGGGCAGAAGACGATCGACGCCCTGATGAAGCTTGAGCTTCCCTCCGGCGTCGACGTGGAGATCAAGACCTGA
- the rpsQ gene encoding 30S ribosomal protein S17, producing MHAARGRRKERIGRVVSDRMQKSIVVAVERQVPHPLYGKTVKRTTKLMAHDERNEARVGDLVRIMETRPLSKRKRWRLVEIIERAQ from the coding sequence ATGCACGCAGCACGGGGACGCCGTAAAGAGCGCATAGGTCGGGTCGTATCCGATCGGATGCAGAAGTCCATCGTCGTGGCCGTGGAGCGGCAGGTGCCCCATCCGCTTTACGGTAAGACCGTCAAGCGCACCACCAAGCTTATGGCGCACGACGAGCGCAACGAGGCTCGGGTGGGGGACCTGGTCCGCATCATGGAGACCCGCCCCTTAAGCAAACGGAAGCGCTGGCGTCTGGTGGAGATCATCGAGCGCGCCCAATAA
- the rplD gene encoding 50S ribosomal protein L4 has protein sequence MRVPVYRIDGTETGRSVELPESIFGVPVHEHAIYLDVKAYLANQRQGTHKTKKRGEVRGGGRKPWRQKGTGRARQGSIRAPHWVGGGRVFGPVPRDYRQELNRKVKRLARLSALSQKAQAGAIRVVEDFDFEAPKTKRLLEVLRNLGLAEQRVLLLTPGVQPNVYKSGRNLERVQVLEAQKVTTYEVLRAQVLLFEESAVRRLSESLTRAQARLAEESA, from the coding sequence ATGCGCGTGCCTGTATACCGCATAGACGGCACCGAGACGGGCCGAAGCGTGGAGCTGCCGGAGTCGATCTTCGGGGTTCCCGTTCACGAGCATGCCATCTATTTGGACGTCAAGGCTTACCTGGCCAATCAGCGTCAGGGCACGCATAAGACCAAAAAGCGCGGCGAGGTGCGCGGAGGCGGCCGCAAGCCTTGGCGGCAGAAGGGCACAGGTCGCGCCCGGCAGGGCTCGATCCGGGCCCCGCACTGGGTGGGTGGAGGCCGGGTCTTTGGGCCGGTTCCGCGCGATTACCGCCAGGAGCTCAACCGCAAAGTCAAACGCCTGGCCCGGCTTTCGGCCCTGAGCCAAAAGGCCCAAGCTGGGGCGATTCGGGTCGTGGAGGACTTCGACTTTGAGGCGCCCAAGACGAAGCGCCTGCTTGAGGTGCTGCGCAATCTGGGTCTGGCGGAGCAGCGGGTGCTTCTGCTCACCCCTGGCGTGCAGCCCAATGTCTACAAGTCGGGCCGCAACCTGGAGCGGGTGCAGGTGCTGGAGGCGCAGAAGGTGACCACCTACGAGGTGCTGCGCGCCCAGGTCCTGCTTTTCGAGGAAAGCGCCGTGCGGCGCCTCTCGGAGAGCTTGACCCGCGCGCAGGCCCGTCTTGCCGAAGAAAGCGCCTAA